From the genome of Thermococcus chitonophagus, one region includes:
- a CDS encoding PIN domain-containing protein, with protein MSEKGCGPFKEDLKVIFDNRGITILPDYQEVSEWREVMKKYKLLPNNALIAITCRHYGIKNIATFDKDFKRVKFLKVVP; from the coding sequence ATCTCCGAAAAGGGTTGCGGGCCCTTCAAAGAGGATCTAAAAGTTATATTTGATAATAGAGGTATTACAATCTTGCCTGACTATCAAGAGGTCAGTGAATGGAGGGAAGTCATGAAAAAGTATAAACTCCTACCTAATAACGCATTAATTGCAATAACTTGCAGGCACTATGGAATAAAGAATATTGCAACATTCGATAAGGATTTTAAACGAGTTAAGTTTCTTAAAGTTGTACCGTAA